One stretch of Thermoleophilaceae bacterium DNA includes these proteins:
- a CDS encoding FAD-linked oxidase C-terminal domain-containing protein, which yields MTTETVPARVDQRYSGGMAAVAQVNINSLKQALEATVEGEVRFDTASKALYATDASNFRQVPLGVVIPKTLEDVVATHRACHEHGAPVLARGGGTSLSGETVNFAVVIDVSKYLTKIDEPDPETQTVTAQPGVINEHLNEKTGETLGMVFGPDPSTHAYCTIGGNIGNNSCGIHSVQSQVYGPGPRTSDSVEALEVVTYDGERFWVGVGEEDRLDEIIAAGGRKGEIYAKLRDLRDRHADLIRERYQPVTDVPRRVSGYNLDELLPERGFNVARALVGTECTCVTVLNAKLKLTPGLYQRTLVIVEYDGIADAAEHVMEIMDWGPIGLEALDHLLIENMTAEGKHVDDIKELPRATQPDSAWLLVQFGADTTEESLAKAEEFAQWLRNKKGYEEDRVSIYRSEQEGGSSSEIWEIREGGLGSTAFPPDGHDHWPGWEDSAVPPPRIGEYVRDLQKLYDKYGYRGALYGHFGQGCIHSRIDFDLRSAEGVRKYREFMEEAADLVISHGGSLSGEHGDGQQRAELLVKQYGPELIEAMREFKSIWDPDWKMNPGKVVDPYRLDEHLKLGPDYNPPRPNVRFAYKQDGGDFAHAALRCVGVGQCRIPDAENVMCPSYQVTREEKHTTRGRARLLFEMLQGDVIKDGWQSEEVYDALDLCLACKGCTNDCPVNVDMPTYKAEFLHHHFKSAKRWRPRYAYAFGLIDRAAAVASKFPEITNFVTHTPPLSRLAKVAAGMAREREIPTFAPLTLQEWFKARGGAANPSGPPVVLWPDTFNNYFHTDVGVACVEAIEAAGWNVIMPEHHVCCGRPL from the coding sequence ATGACAACCGAGACGGTTCCCGCACGCGTTGACCAGCGCTACAGCGGCGGCATGGCCGCTGTGGCGCAGGTGAACATCAACAGCCTGAAGCAGGCGCTCGAGGCGACCGTGGAGGGCGAGGTGCGCTTCGACACCGCATCGAAGGCCCTGTACGCCACGGACGCTTCCAACTTCCGCCAGGTGCCGCTCGGCGTGGTGATCCCGAAGACGCTCGAAGACGTGGTCGCCACGCACCGCGCCTGCCACGAGCACGGCGCGCCGGTGCTCGCGCGCGGCGGAGGCACCAGCCTCTCGGGCGAGACCGTGAACTTCGCCGTGGTGATCGACGTGTCGAAGTACCTGACGAAGATCGACGAGCCCGACCCTGAGACCCAGACGGTCACGGCGCAGCCGGGGGTGATCAACGAGCACCTGAACGAGAAGACGGGCGAGACGCTCGGCATGGTGTTCGGCCCGGATCCCTCCACGCACGCCTACTGCACGATCGGCGGCAACATCGGCAACAACTCGTGCGGCATCCACTCGGTGCAGTCGCAGGTGTACGGCCCGGGGCCGCGGACCTCCGACAGCGTGGAGGCCCTGGAGGTGGTGACCTACGACGGCGAGCGCTTCTGGGTGGGCGTGGGCGAGGAGGACAGGCTCGACGAGATCATCGCCGCCGGCGGCCGCAAGGGCGAGATCTACGCGAAGCTGCGCGACCTGCGCGATCGCCATGCCGATCTGATCCGCGAGCGCTACCAGCCGGTGACGGACGTGCCGCGCCGCGTGTCCGGCTACAACCTCGACGAGCTGCTGCCGGAGCGCGGATTCAACGTGGCGCGCGCGCTCGTGGGCACCGAGTGCACCTGCGTCACGGTGCTGAACGCAAAGCTCAAGCTCACCCCCGGCCTCTACCAGCGCACGCTCGTGATCGTCGAGTACGACGGGATCGCGGACGCCGCCGAGCACGTGATGGAGATCATGGACTGGGGGCCGATCGGCCTCGAGGCCCTCGACCACCTCCTGATCGAGAACATGACGGCAGAGGGCAAGCACGTGGACGACATCAAGGAGCTGCCGCGCGCCACCCAGCCCGACAGCGCCTGGCTGCTCGTGCAGTTCGGCGCGGACACCACTGAGGAGTCGCTGGCGAAGGCCGAGGAGTTCGCCCAGTGGCTGCGCAACAAGAAGGGCTATGAAGAGGATCGGGTGTCGATCTACCGCAGCGAACAGGAGGGCGGCAGCAGCTCGGAGATCTGGGAGATCCGCGAGGGCGGCCTCGGCTCCACCGCCTTCCCGCCCGACGGCCACGACCACTGGCCGGGCTGGGAGGACTCGGCGGTGCCGCCCCCGCGAATCGGCGAGTACGTGCGCGACCTCCAGAAGCTCTACGACAAGTACGGCTACCGGGGAGCGCTCTACGGCCACTTCGGCCAGGGCTGCATCCACTCGCGAATCGACTTCGACCTTCGCAGCGCCGAAGGCGTGCGCAAGTACAGGGAGTTCATGGAGGAAGCGGCGGACCTCGTGATCTCCCACGGCGGCTCGCTGTCCGGTGAGCACGGCGACGGCCAGCAGCGCGCCGAGCTGCTCGTGAAGCAGTACGGCCCGGAGCTGATCGAGGCGATGCGCGAGTTCAAGTCGATCTGGGACCCGGACTGGAAGATGAACCCGGGCAAGGTGGTCGATCCCTACCGCCTCGACGAGCACCTTAAGCTCGGTCCGGACTACAACCCGCCGCGCCCGAACGTGCGCTTCGCCTACAAGCAGGACGGTGGCGACTTCGCGCACGCGGCCCTGCGCTGCGTGGGCGTTGGGCAGTGCCGCATCCCGGACGCCGAGAACGTGATGTGCCCGAGCTACCAGGTCACGCGCGAGGAGAAGCACACCACGCGCGGGCGCGCCCGCCTCCTGTTCGAGATGCTCCAGGGCGACGTCATCAAGGACGGCTGGCAGAGCGAGGAGGTGTACGACGCGCTCGATCTTTGCCTCGCCTGCAAGGGCTGCACGAACGACTGTCCGGTGAACGTGGACATGCCCACGTACAAGGCGGAGTTCCTGCACCACCACTTCAAGAGCGCGAAGCGCTGGCGCCCGCGCTACGCCTACGCGTTCGGGCTGATCGACCGCGCGGCGGCCGTGGCGTCGAAGTTCCCCGAGATCACGAACTTCGTCACGCACACGCCGCCCCTCTCGCGTCTCGCGAAGGTGGCGGCCGGGATGGCGCGCGAGCGCGAGATCCCGACGTTCGCGCCGCTCACGCTCCAGGAGTGGTTCAAGGCCCGCGGGGGCGCGGCAAACCCGTCAGGCCCGCCGGTGGTGCTGTGGCCGGACACGTTCAACAACTACTTCCACACGGACGTGGGCGTGGCGTGCGTGGAGGCGATCGAGGCGGCGGGCTGGAACGTGATCATGCCCGAGCACCACGTGTGCTGCGGCCGGCCGCTG
- a CDS encoding thiamine pyrophosphate-requiring protein, with amino-acid sequence MPDTAQFVLNRLVEWGVGRVYGYPGDGINGLLGAFHEVGDELEFTQVRHEEIASFAATAHAKLTGEVGVCMATSGPGAIHLLNGLYDAKLDHQPVVAIVGQQKRFSVGANYQQEVDLQVLFKDVASEYLTTVMTPGQARHAIDRAVRIAQASRSVTAVIIPEDVQEAEYEDPPRSHGSVFSSIGISEPEIRPREEDLKRAADVLNEGSKVAMLIGQGAAHAADEVVQVAELLGAGVAKALNGRAALPDDLPFVTGAIGLLGTKPSYDMVMNCDTLLIVGSNFPYAEWLPEEGSCKAVQIDIDGRLLGMRYSPTVANLIGDSKDTLKALIPHLQRKEDRSWRENIEQEVDRWWRILDERAQDSADPLNPQLVFHELSKRLPDDCILTADSGSATNWWARHLKLRKGMKAALSGTLATMCPGVPYALAAKFAFPERPVIASLGDGAMQMLGNAALIDIAHYHERWSNKQCIIVVLHNNDLNQVTWEQRVMAGDPKLQASQVLPDFNFTRYAEQLGLKGIRVQRPEDVGPAWDEALAADRPVVYEAITDPEVPPLPPHIKFNQAQKMAMALPGDPHTGRIVKQSIKGKVDELINR; translated from the coding sequence ATGCCAGACACCGCGCAGTTCGTACTCAACCGACTTGTGGAGTGGGGAGTGGGCCGCGTCTACGGCTACCCCGGCGACGGCATCAACGGACTCCTCGGAGCGTTCCACGAGGTGGGCGACGAGCTCGAGTTCACGCAGGTGCGACACGAGGAGATCGCCTCCTTCGCCGCCACCGCGCACGCGAAGCTCACCGGCGAGGTGGGCGTGTGCATGGCCACCTCCGGCCCCGGCGCGATCCACCTCCTCAACGGCCTCTACGACGCGAAGCTCGACCACCAGCCGGTGGTGGCGATCGTCGGCCAGCAGAAGCGCTTCTCGGTCGGCGCGAACTACCAGCAGGAGGTCGACCTCCAGGTCCTCTTCAAGGACGTGGCGAGCGAGTACCTCACCACCGTGATGACACCCGGCCAGGCGCGCCATGCGATCGACCGCGCGGTGCGGATCGCGCAGGCGTCGCGCTCGGTCACCGCCGTGATCATCCCGGAGGACGTGCAGGAGGCCGAGTACGAGGACCCGCCGCGCTCGCACGGCTCCGTCTTCTCCTCGATCGGCATCAGCGAGCCCGAGATCAGGCCGCGCGAAGAGGACCTCAAGCGCGCGGCGGACGTGCTCAATGAGGGTTCGAAGGTCGCGATGCTGATCGGGCAGGGTGCGGCACACGCCGCGGACGAGGTGGTTCAGGTGGCCGAGCTGCTCGGCGCGGGAGTGGCGAAGGCGCTCAACGGCCGCGCGGCCCTGCCTGACGACCTCCCGTTCGTCACTGGCGCGATCGGCCTGCTCGGCACCAAGCCGAGCTACGACATGGTGATGAACTGCGACACGCTGCTCATCGTCGGTTCGAACTTCCCGTACGCGGAGTGGCTGCCGGAGGAGGGCTCCTGCAAGGCGGTGCAGATCGACATCGACGGCCGCCTGCTCGGCATGCGCTACTCGCCCACCGTGGCCAACCTGATCGGCGACTCGAAGGACACGCTCAAGGCGCTGATTCCGCACCTCCAGCGCAAGGAGGACCGCTCCTGGCGCGAGAACATCGAGCAGGAGGTGGACCGCTGGTGGCGCATCCTCGACGAGCGCGCCCAGGACAGCGCGGATCCGCTCAACCCGCAGCTCGTGTTCCACGAGCTGTCGAAGCGGCTGCCGGATGACTGCATCCTCACCGCGGACTCGGGCTCGGCAACCAACTGGTGGGCGCGCCACCTGAAGCTGCGCAAGGGGATGAAGGCGGCGCTTTCCGGCACGCTCGCGACGATGTGCCCGGGCGTGCCGTACGCGCTGGCGGCGAAGTTCGCGTTCCCGGAGCGGCCGGTGATCGCGAGCCTGGGGGACGGCGCGATGCAGATGCTCGGCAACGCCGCGCTCATCGACATCGCCCACTACCACGAGCGCTGGTCCAACAAGCAGTGCATCATCGTCGTGCTCCACAACAACGACCTCAACCAGGTCACCTGGGAGCAGCGCGTGATGGCCGGCGATCCGAAGCTCCAGGCGTCGCAGGTGCTGCCTGACTTCAACTTCACCCGCTATGCCGAGCAGCTCGGCCTCAAGGGCATCCGCGTGCAGCGGCCCGAGGACGTGGGGCCGGCCTGGGACGAGGCGCTCGCGGCCGACAGGCCGGTGGTGTACGAGGCGATCACCGATCCCGAGGTGCCGCCGCTGCCGCCGCACATCAAGTTCAACCAGGCCCAGAAGATGGCCATGGCCCTCCCCGGCGACCCGCACACGGGGCGCATCGTCAAGCAGTCGATCAAGGGGAAGGTCGACGAGCTGATCAACCGCTAG
- a CDS encoding CehA/McbA family metallohydrolase, whose protein sequence is MHGYEDLGPAAERGSAHLQVPHDLAAAVHVHSTYSDGTATVEEIVEAAADAEADAVIVTDHDTMQAKGDGHEGWHNGVLLLVGLEISPKGGHFLAFGLDRAIEHAGRSEREICEAVKAAGGLGFPAHPFSEGSRISRTIAPPHPWSELDGCSVTGIELWSLVTEAAERCRTPRELARFIRRPDRVVDHPPERNMREWDRLCRKRRVVGIGGLDAHQSGLRLPGGHVLSPMPHSRFFRMLRTHVLCDARPNGELAHDRSLVLEALREGRCFLGRDSLASTRGFRFYATGTDDAVWMGDERPAGEWTLHVRVPQPAAVVVMRDGQPLHEADNSFDLDVAEPGVYRAEARLTVDGRPRTWIVSNPIYLRA, encoded by the coding sequence ATGCACGGCTATGAGGACCTGGGCCCCGCTGCTGAGCGGGGCTCAGCCCATCTCCAAGTCCCGCACGACCTGGCGGCGGCCGTCCACGTGCATTCCACGTACTCGGACGGCACCGCCACGGTCGAGGAGATCGTGGAGGCGGCCGCGGACGCCGAGGCCGACGCCGTGATCGTCACCGACCACGACACGATGCAGGCGAAGGGCGACGGCCACGAGGGCTGGCACAACGGCGTGCTGCTGCTCGTGGGGCTGGAGATCTCGCCGAAGGGCGGCCACTTTCTCGCCTTCGGGCTCGATCGCGCGATCGAGCATGCCGGCCGCAGCGAGCGCGAGATCTGCGAGGCGGTGAAGGCCGCGGGCGGCCTGGGCTTTCCCGCCCACCCGTTCTCGGAGGGCTCGCGCATCTCGCGCACGATCGCGCCGCCGCATCCGTGGAGCGAGCTGGACGGCTGCTCGGTCACGGGGATCGAGCTCTGGAGCCTGGTGACCGAGGCGGCGGAGCGCTGCCGCACGCCGCGCGAGCTCGCGAGGTTCATCCGCCGCCCGGACCGCGTGGTGGACCACCCGCCCGAGCGCAACATGCGGGAGTGGGACCGGCTCTGCCGCAAGCGGCGCGTGGTGGGCATCGGCGGGCTCGACGCGCATCAGTCGGGGCTCCGGCTCCCGGGCGGGCACGTGCTCTCGCCGATGCCGCACAGCCGCTTCTTCCGCATGCTCCGGACCCACGTGCTGTGTGACGCGCGGCCGAACGGCGAGCTGGCGCACGACCGCTCGCTCGTGCTCGAGGCGCTGCGGGAGGGCCGCTGCTTCCTGGGGCGCGACTCGCTAGCGAGCACGCGCGGCTTCCGCTTTTACGCCACCGGCACGGACGACGCCGTGTGGATGGGCGACGAGCGGCCGGCCGGCGAGTGGACACTCCATGTCCGCGTGCCGCAGCCGGCCGCCGTGGTGGTGATGAGGGACGGGCAGCCCCTGCACGAGGCGGACAACTCGTTCGATCTCGACGTCGCGGAACCGGGCGTGTACCGCGCGGAGGCGCGCCTCACGGTGGACGGCCGGCCGCGTACCTGGATCGTCTCGAACCCCATCTATCTGCGCGCTTGA
- a CDS encoding GPR1/FUN34/YaaH family transporter — translation MATQTTTRNGGTAVADWRDSTRVFLQPIAAPSILGLFGFAGATFMVAAHLAHWYGGPTSLNYIWPFAATFGGIAQFAAALWGYRARDGLATAMHGMWGAFWMGFGILFLLNTIGVITVPVGKFVPFGYWFLVLAVITGAGALASLGESIGFFTVLAPLAVGSAFAAIFYLTGVGGWDKAAGWVLLASSWTATYVATALMLVSTFGRTILPIGQYNRHSNIPGGKFVRPLEFELGEPGVKQGQ, via the coding sequence ATGGCAACTCAGACCACCACACGAAACGGCGGCACAGCAGTCGCCGACTGGCGCGACTCCACTCGCGTCTTCCTGCAGCCCATAGCGGCTCCCTCGATCCTCGGCCTATTCGGCTTCGCGGGCGCGACGTTCATGGTCGCCGCCCACCTGGCGCATTGGTACGGCGGTCCCACGTCGCTCAACTACATCTGGCCGTTCGCCGCCACGTTCGGCGGCATCGCTCAGTTCGCGGCGGCTTTGTGGGGTTACCGGGCCCGTGACGGGTTGGCCACCGCCATGCACGGCATGTGGGGCGCGTTCTGGATGGGCTTCGGGATTCTGTTCCTGCTCAACACCATTGGCGTCATCACCGTGCCGGTGGGGAAGTTCGTTCCCTTCGGCTATTGGTTCCTGGTGCTCGCGGTGATCACGGGTGCGGGGGCGCTGGCTTCGCTCGGCGAAAGCATCGGCTTCTTCACGGTGCTCGCGCCGCTGGCCGTTGGCTCCGCGTTCGCGGCGATCTTCTATCTCACCGGTGTCGGCGGCTGGGACAAGGCCGCTGGGTGGGTGCTGCTCGCCTCATCGTGGACCGCGACCTACGTCGCCACCGCGCTGATGCTCGTGAGCACGTTCGGCCGCACGATCCTGCCGATCGGCCAGTACAACCGCCATTCGAACATCCCCGGCGGGAAGTTCGTCCGTCCGCTCGAGTTCGAGCTGGGCGAGCCGGGTGTGAAGCAGGGCCAGTAA